GGCGTTGAACAGCACCAGAACGTTGCCGAAGTATTCTCCCGCCCTGTAGCCGCCGACCGGTTTGACCGGGTCGATCTGCAACGGCACCCGCATGCCGGCTGCCGCCTCCGACTTCGACAGCACCTGACGAAAAACCGGATCGGCACTCAGCTCCACGTTGTTGAAGCGCACGCGCAGAGCGATGGTTTCACCGGGTTTGCCCGTCGACAGGTAAGGCGCACTGTCCAGACGCGCCTCGATGGCGCTGGTGTCATGCCGCACATCGAAGTTCTTGCTGAAGCCGCCGAGGGTCGAGTCCGGTAAGTTCCACACCAGTTGCTGCGGCCGGTGAATCCAGTCGGGCTCCGACGGCAGAATGTAGAACGACTGGCTGGGGATCGTCAGCGTGACCTCGAAGTTGAGCGTTTCCCTCGCCGCCCATGCCGTACCGATATTCAACACGGTGATTGCCGCCAGCACGACGGCCATACAA
This genomic window from Pseudomonas kribbensis contains:
- a CDS encoding fimbrial assembly protein, with the protein product MNKHCMAVVLAAITVLNIGTAWAARETLNFEVTLTIPSQSFYILPSEPDWIHRPQQLVWNLPDSTLGGFSKNFDVRHDTSAIEARLDSAPYLSTGKPGETIALRVRFNNVELSADPVFRQVLSKSEAAAGMRVPLQIDPVKPVGGYRAGEYFGNVLVLFNARAPGA